One region of Molothrus aeneus isolate 106 chromosome 1, BPBGC_Maene_1.0, whole genome shotgun sequence genomic DNA includes:
- the PPP1R3G gene encoding protein phosphatase 1 regulatory subunit 3G: MASPARPRQELAAEERRLRGAAPTVPRDGKREAAGERLVLLELRRCGRPPSPGPGQRQEEGEEEEDEGEAAAGEDCCGKCKKRVQFADSLGLSLASVKHFSDAEEPQVPPAALSHLQSPPGEERDPPPPGADPPPPALLLVPDFPDGGEPSAERLRRQRVCLERLGRPAAPTDVRGTVRVLGGPGPREVTVRYTFNEWLSFVDVPAAPLPPEPPAERYGFTLCVPPSLREGSALHFAIRYRSPQGEFWDNNGGRNYTLRCCGCPGGGPAAAPPGPAAPRY, translated from the coding sequence ATGGCGAGCCCCGCACGCCCGCGGCAGGAGCTGGCGGCCGAGgagcggcggctccgcggcgcGGCCCCGACGGTGCCCCGCGACGGCAagcgggaggcggcgggggagcggctggtgctgctggagctgcgcCGCTGCGGGCGGCCGCCGTCCCCCGGCCCCGGCCAgcggcaggaggagggggaggaggaggaagacgagggggaggcggcggcgggcgaAGATTGCTGCGGCAAGTGCAAGAAGCGGGTGCAGTTCGCCGACTCGCTGGGGCTGAGCCTCGCCAGCGTCAAGCACTTCAGCGACGCCGAGGAGCCGCAGGTGCCGCCCGCCGCGCTGTCGCACCTGCAGAGCCCGCCCGGCGAGGAGCGGgacccgccgccgcccggcgcCGACCCGCCGCCACCCGCGCTGCTCCTGGTGCCCGACTTCCCCGACGGCGGCGAGCCCAGCGCCGAGCGGCTGCGGCGGCAGCGCGTCTGCCTGGAGCGCCTGGGGCGGCCCGCGGCGCCCACCGACGTGCGGGGCACGGTGCGAGTGCTGGGCGGCCCCGGGCCCAGGGAGGTGACGGTGCGCTACACCTTCAACGAGTGGCTCTCCTTCGTGGACGTGCCGGCCGCGCCGCTGCCCCCCGAGCCGCCGGCCGAGCGCTACGGCTTCACCCTGTGCGTCCCGCCGAGCCTGCGGGAGGGCTCGGCCCTGCACTTCGCCATCCGCTACCGCAGCCCGCAGGGAGAGTTCTGGGACAACAACGGAGGCCGCAACTACACGCTGCGCTGCTGCGGCTGccccgggggcggccccgccgccgccccgccgggccccgccgcaCCCCGCTACTGA